Proteins encoded within one genomic window of Hevea brasiliensis isolate MT/VB/25A 57/8 chromosome 8, ASM3005281v1, whole genome shotgun sequence:
- the LOC110646781 gene encoding AT-hook motif nuclear-localized protein 15-like — MANRWWAGNVAMRGVDAISPAPSLHLRNPEEDTAGLNRLGPRRERDFIAPNTNASNSTNSPKTASTSTSTPNQNQNQNQEEQEDSRDYNHQESEDLNAAFETIEPGSGSSSRRPRGRPPGSKNKPKPPIVITKESPNSLHSHVLEISSGSDITESIATFAQRRHRGVSILSGSGIVTNITLRQPAAPGGVITLHGRFEILSLSGSFLPAPSPPGATGLTVYLAGGQGQVVGGTVAGALVAAGPVMVIAATFSNATFERLPLEEQEQEGSQLQQQVNSGTNDNSNTTAGGGGNGNNNSGPQSSQPMGEHGSMPVYNLPPNLLLNGQMPHEVFWGPPPSQ, encoded by the coding sequence ATGGCAAATCGCTGGTGGGCTGGAAATGTTGCCATGAGAGGTGTTGATGCAATATCCCCAGCTCCATCTCTTCACCTGAGAAACCCAGAGGAAGATACTGCTGGTTTGAACCGTTTGGGTCCAAGGAGAGAACGGGATTTTATCGCCCCCAACACAAACGCAAGCAATAGCACCAATAGCCCTAAGACCGCCTCCACGTCCACCTCTACCCCTAATcaaaaccaaaaccaaaaccaGGAAGAACAAGAAGACAGCAGAGACTACAACCACCAAGAATCTGAAGACCTTAATGCAGCTTTTGAAACCATTGAACCAGGTAGCGGAAGCTCTTCCCGCAGGCCAAGAGGCAGGCCACCGGGTTCGAAAAACAAACCAAAACCGCCCATAGTCATCACCAAAGAAAGCCCTAATTCTCTTCACAGCCATGTCTTGGAAATCAGCTCTGGCAGTGACATCACTGAAAGCATTGCAACTTTTGCTCAACGCCGCCACCGTGGGGTTTCAATCCTAAGTGGAAGTGGCATAGTGACTAATATTACTCTTAGGCAGCCTGCAGCACCCGGTGGGGTAATCACTCTTCATGGAAGATTTGAGATTTTATCGTTATCGGGTTCATTTCTTCCTGCTCCTTCACCTCCTGGAGCAACGGGGCTGACTGTGTATTTGGCTGGTGGGCAAGGGCAGGTGGTTGGAGGGACAGTGGCGGGGGCGCTGGTGGCAGCAGGACCAGTGATGGTGATAGCAGCAACATTTAGTAATGCTACTTTTGAGAGATTACCGCTGGAGGAACAAGAGCAGGAAGGGTCGCAGTTGCAGCAGCAAGTGAATTCAGGGACTAATGATAATAGCAATACTACCGCAGGCGGTGGTGGTAACGGTAATAATAATTCCGGGCCTCAATCTTCTCAGCCTATGGGCGAGCATGGTTCAATGCCTGTCTACAATTTGCCTCCAAATTTGCTACTCAATGGGCAAATGCCACATGAGGTGTTTTGGGGTCCTCCTCCCTctcagtga
- the LOC110646770 gene encoding LOB domain-containing protein 33-like has protein sequence MIGPGSSCGACKFLRRKCMSECVFAPYFCYDQAATHFAAVHKVFGASNVSKLLLHLPVQNRSDAAITISYEALARMRDPVYGCVAHIFALQQQIASLQEEIEILGHQMASLTVGIASHGSSQTTSTPNCEIQISSLQDAINMKYYENQSAAQVNNSGYATGNQASDSQMDAQLPPFYEWEHQNPSCESHPNSLDRLLEEVEQEIFPYCSWFDSGNNAN, from the exons ATGATAGGGCCGGGCTCTTCATGTGGAGCATGCAAGTTCCTAAGAAGAAAGTGCATGAGTGAATGCGTGTTTGCACCTTACTTCTGCTATGACCAGGCTGCAACCCACTTCGCAGCAGTGCACAAGGTGTTTGGCGCAAGCAATGTTTCAAAGCTATTATTACACCTACCAGTACAGAATCGAAGTGATGCTGCTATCACTATATCTTATGAAGCACTGGCTCGGATGCGGGATCCTGTATATGGTTGTGTTGCTCATATTTTTGCACTTCAACAACAG ATAGCCAGCTTACAAGAGGAGATAGAAATTCTTGGGCACCAAATGGCTAGTCTTACAGTTGGCATTGCTAGTCATGGAAGTTCACAAACAACTTCAACCCCAAACTGTGAGATACAGATTTCTTCGCTTCAAGACGCCATCAACATGAAATATTATGAGAATCAATCAGCTGCACAAGTGAACAATTCAGGATATGCAACTGGAAACCAAGCTTCTGACAGCCAAATGGATGCGCAATTGCCTCCTTTTTATGAATGGGAACACCAAAACCCTTCCTGTGAATCCCACCCAAATTCTTTAGACAGACTCCTTGAAGAAGTGGAACAAGAGATCTTCCCATATTGTTCATGGTTTGACAGTGGAAACAATGCAAACTGA